A segment of the Aureliella helgolandensis genome:
TCGGTCCCGTAAACATCGGCAATCCAGGGGAGTTTACGATTCGAGAACTCGCGGAGCTGGTGATTGAACTGACAGGGGCGAAGGTAAAACTTATTCACAAGCCTCTGCCTGCTGATGATCCCACCCGCCGTAAACCCGATATCTCCCTCGCCAAAGCGAAGCTGAACTGGCAACCCACCATCACCTTGCGTGAGGGGCTTAAGAGTACGATTGACTGGTTCAAGTCCATTGACCTCAGCCATTATCGGCCGCCAACACCTAACTTCTAAGGTGCCCGGCTGGCTGGGGACAGAGGCGTTGCAGTCCGCCCAGCCATGAATGCCGGTTGCGCGATGCAGCAGGGTGTCTAGTGGGATAGTTCAGGTAAAGCCTAGCTGGGCTTGAGTACCGACTTCACTACTTCGCCTCGATGCATTTTCTCGAACGCCGTATGCCACTCGGCGATGGGCCAAACTCCCCCGATGATGGGTTGGACATCCAACTGGCCCGAAGAAAGCATGGCGATGACGCGTTCCCAAATAGGCCAATTGTGACTGAAGCTTCCCTGGAGCTTGACGTTCTTTTGCACCAAGGGGTCTAGGTTAAAACCGAGTGGTTGCGGGCCCCAGCCGACTTTGCTGATCCAGCCAGCCGGGCGGACTACATCCATAGCAATTTGCAAGGTGACGCTGGCACCGGCGGCATCGATAACACCGTCACATCCCAGTCCATCTCGCTCCAACGCCCAGGGCTTTACATCTCCAACAATGGCTTCGCAACCGTATTGCTTGGCAATTTCCAAGCGATGGCGATCGCTCTCCAGCCCGACTAAAGCCACTTCTGCCCCACACAGTCGGGCCATCGCTGCGCACAGGATACCAATGGTGCCAGGCCCCAACACGACGACGCGATCCCCGGGTTCGATCCGCGCATTGCGAACAACGGCGTTGTACGCCACGCAGCAGGGTTCGGTGAGGCAGGCGTGTTCCATTGCCAAGCGATCCGGCACGGCATGCAAAATCCGCGACGGGACGCACACGAACTCGGTCATCGCTCCATTGACCCCATAACCGAATCCCTTGCGGGTCGGGTCAAGGTTGTAAAGGCCACGTCGCGACATTGGACTTTGGGGATCAATGATCGCTGCCGTTTCGCTAACGACACGGTCCCCTTCCTGCCATCCCTGCACGTTGGCTCCGACTTCCGCAATGTGCCCGCCGAACTCGTGCCCAAGCACAACCGGATAGTTGACCGGCCACGAGTGATCGGCCGTCCATTGATGAAGATCGCTACCGCAAACGCCTACGTTGGCCACCTTGAGCAACACGTCATCCGCACCAATGGTCGGGCGGTCCACTTCTCGAATCTCCACGCATCCTTTTTCAGGTGCGTAATTTACGACGGCTGCAGATTTCATAGGTTTATCTCGGGCTGGAGCATCGACGATGCGGGAAGTGGCGGAGGATGTCTGGTGATCTGTCCAGAAAAGTGGACAGGACATTGTCACCTGTCCAGGAGGACAATCAAGCCCGCTGCTCCAAGAAATCTTTTCAGAGACTCATCCCGTATTCCCACCTCGCCGCGACGAATCGAGAGAGAGGGGGGGAAGAGACAAAGTGCAGGTCTATAAAAGACCGGGGACAGTTGTCCTGGTCTCGAACCCGCAAACCGGAATGGGGCGAGCTGACGCAACCTGCCGCCACACGTTTTACCGGTATTGCAGCCCTCCGCACAACAACTGTCCGCAATCGCAACCCGCCGCGTAAGCAAGGACAGGTGGCTGCCGCTAAAGGACAATTGCGGACGCCACCTCCAAGCTGAGATCTAGCTTCACCTTAAAACAACCCTCTGCACAACGACAGTCCGCAATCGCCACACGCTGCATGAGCAAGGCCGGATGCAATGTCGCTACTATTCGATTCAGAGTGCGGTTTCTGCCTTGGGGTTGAGAATGCAAGCAGATCAACGAGCCCTGCCACGGAGGGCCGCGATCTGCCAGGACTGCATGCGAGTATCCTGGGTTCGCAATTGCCAGAAGCCTGTTCGTGCGTAGGTGAACAGGCTTCTGGAGCGGTGAGAAATGTGGCTCGCAGGGCAACGCAATCTTATCTTACGCAGATCTTATTCCTGAGGCAGAGTCTGTCCGTTGAGCACGGGAGCTTCCACGGCGGCCTCAACAGCGCCTTCGGCAGTCGTAGCCTGAGTCGACGACGAACCCTGCGTGGAGGATTCGAGATTTGCTCGAGATGATGCACTGCCTTCCGACGCAGAACCATCTACCTGAGCTTCGCCTTGCACCTTGTTGTTCAGCGCTGCATCGCTTTCATCTGCCTGCTGATTCCGCTGAGCCGCTTCTGCTTGGACGTCGGAACGGGCCGCATTCTCTGCTGGGGCCTGCGCGGCGCCACGTTTCTCGTCGACTACGGAAGTGGCGGAAGAGCCAGCGTTGGATTGGTCAGAAGTATCTAAGTTGTTTTGTGGATAGCTTCCGTATGCGGCGCGGTGATCTCCAGCCATTCCTGATGATTGCGGAGTGGCGGCTTGCGGAGCGGTACCCTCGTTAACTTGCGCATCGAAGTAAACGCGGCAGCCGGCTACGCATATGAATTCACGTCCGTACGCGTCATGCTGCAAGCGGTATACTGGACCGTTGCGGTAAGCGGAGCCGCTTTGCGATCCCATGTTTGATGGGGTGCTCATGGGCCTCTGCGACCATCCAGTGGAACTGTTGCCCGTCGGTGCATTGCTCCCGGAGAGGGCATTCGCGTTTGAATCGCTCGATGGTGGGTTGCTGGGGGAGAGTGCCGCGTTTGCAGATGCTTGGGTTCGCCCGTTGAGGTTGTTGGCAGCTGCCGCGTTGTTCGATTGCTGAACGTTCGCGTTAGCCGCAGCATTGTTCGGCGACTGCAGACTGGATTCTGCCGCAGTGTTTAAATTGTTGCGGTTCCCCAGACCCTGTGTATCCGCCTCCGCCCTCAATTGGCCACTAGTTGTCGCGTTTGCCGAGCCCGCTTGAGTGGAGACACTGTCTTGAGTATTGACGCTTGCGGTCCCGTTGCTGTTGCCATTGAGCTGAGCAGAGGAACTCGATCGCGATTCAAGGGATTGTGTAGCCACCGGAGCTGGGCTGGGATTCGGTACACTGGCCTCGAGTCCCGATTGCGAATTTCCTATTACCCTTGCTGGATTGCTAGGAGAGGAAAGCGGCTGCTGTGCGAAGGATGCGGAGCACGTCGCGGTGGCTGCTCCAAGGACTACTGCACTGTACAAATTGAATCTCATGGATTTGTTTCTCCGTGAAATGAGGTAGATGGTGACCGAACCGCAACTTCCAGATCGCGTCGAGGCTCAGCCGTTGAGATGGTCTGGGTAGACAAGGCAAAGGGCATGCCAATCGTTCAAATTCGGAGAGATACTGGCGGAAGCACT
Coding sequences within it:
- a CDS encoding zinc-binding dehydrogenase; the protein is MSCPLFWTDHQTSSATSRIVDAPARDKPMKSAAVVNYAPEKGCVEIREVDRPTIGADDVLLKVANVGVCGSDLHQWTADHSWPVNYPVVLGHEFGGHIAEVGANVQGWQEGDRVVSETAAIIDPQSPMSRRGLYNLDPTRKGFGYGVNGAMTEFVCVPSRILHAVPDRLAMEHACLTEPCCVAYNAVVRNARIEPGDRVVVLGPGTIGILCAAMARLCGAEVALVGLESDRHRLEIAKQYGCEAIVGDVKPWALERDGLGCDGVIDAAGASVTLQIAMDVVRPAGWISKVGWGPQPLGFNLDPLVQKNVKLQGSFSHNWPIWERVIAMLSSGQLDVQPIIGGVWPIAEWHTAFEKMHRGEVVKSVLKPS